A single region of the Xenopus laevis strain J_2021 chromosome 4L, Xenopus_laevis_v10.1, whole genome shotgun sequence genome encodes:
- the ndc1.L gene encoding nucleoporin NDC1-like isoform X3, producing the protein MGVLASWCCAVMSKGKYQLLVVSCTSLQSEDEADRTFLCLNESHLFQLLCGAFFGYSYSLQYFVHNMNFLSFPSIQQYKYLQFRRCLPLIIKQSGLQALYFIRNYAVLYYFLGNIPRTWIQTSLNLHMDRQQPSLDTLRGLLNVSLFYQTWLSATFLLATWYMIWILFRIYTTEARIFPVQTSFTEEAEKCLPFILNSNTLPLVKYLAMQDLVLLSQYSPSRRQEVFSLSQPGGHPHNWIAISKECLNLLSSLTSRLVAHQEAAASNGRIRVPSSPKQTRKSSSSSGASLIEDSAEQTQNLNIIPRAGIPSLLKTTSLKSSLDTGSPFTTPGVKRVSESLDPNSPWHGSVQSPHVMRRGAKLWTSDSGVQRNGSEVSSLSPVTLSPACNGAKQGILYMCFQHKLDQIKNFLSKRGLLIYLFSKHPEASSQDVFADAQIHIWALEALSHLVAASFSEDRMGVVQTSLSNILATFFTLQEAVEKHFKLPHASSKPARNPGSLLDCSYKTLRFSLRAALKTAIYRMTTTFGEHLHAVPVSSEHQKKLQQFLDFKE; encoded by the exons ATGGGGGTGCTGGCCTCCTGGTGCTGTGCTGTCATGAGTAAAGGGAAATATCAACTTCTAGTTGTTTCCTGCACTTCACTACAAAG TGAAGATGAAGCAGACAGAACTTTTCTTTGCCTCAATGAGAGCCACCTCTTTCAATTGTTGTGTGGTGCTTTCTTTGGCTATAGTTACAGCCTCCAGTATTTTGTTCACAACATGAACTTCTTGTCCTTCCCATCTATACAG caataCAAGTACCTGCAATTTAGAAGATGTCTACCACTTATTATTAAACAGAGCGGTTTACAGGCTCTGTATTTCATTCGCAACTACGCCGTTCTCTACTATTTCCTTG gcAACATTCCACGAACATGGATACAAACGTCACTAAACCTTCACATGGACAG GCAGCAACCCTCACTTGACACACTAAGGGGACTTCtgaatgtttcattattttaccAGACATGGTTGTCTGCCACTTTTCTGCTTGCCACTTGGTACATGATCTGGATTCTCTTCAGAATTTATACAACAGAG GCTCGTATCTTCCCTGTACAGACCTCctttacagaggaagcagaaaaaTGCCTTCCTTTCATTTTGAATAGTAACACACTTCCTCTCGTAAAG TATTTGGCCATGCAAGATCTTGTGTTGCTGTCTCAGTATTCACCATCTAGAAGACAGGAAGTGTTTAGCCTGAGCCAGCCAG GTGGGCATCCCCACAACTGGATCGCAATCTCCAAAGAATGTTTGAATTTACTGAGCAGCTTGACATCCAGATTAGTTGCTCATCAGGAAGCTGCTGCAAGTAATGGACGGATCAGAGTTCCATCCTCCCCTAAGCAGACTAGGAAGTCCTCGAGCAGCTCAG GTGCATCTCTTATTGAAGACTCTGCTGAGCAAACTCAGAACTTAAATATAATTCCTAGAGCAGGTATCCCCTCTCTACTAAAGACTACCTCTCTAAAATCCTCATTGGACACTGGAAGCCCATTTACAACCCCTGGAGTCAAACGAGTGTCTGAATCCCTGGACCCAAATTCTCCATGGCATGGCTCTGTCCAAAGTCCCCACGTCATGAGAAGGGGTGCAAAGCTGTGGACTTCAGATTCTG GTGTTCAGAGAAATGGCTCTGAGGTTTCCTCTCTTTCCCCGGTAACACTTAGCCCTGCATGTAATGGTGCAAAGCAGGGAATTCTCTATATGTGTTTTCAGCACAAGCTTGATCAA ATCAAAAACTTCTTGTCAAAGAGAGGTCTCCTTATTTACCTGTTTAGTAAG CATCCAGAGGCTTCTAGTCAGGATGTATTTGCTGATGCACAGATCCATATTTGGGCACTGGAAG CATTATCTCACCTTGTGGCTGCATCTTTCTCAGAAGATAGAATGGGAGTAGTACAGACTTCCCTTTCCAATATACTTGCAACTTTCTTTACCTTGCAAGAG GCTGTGGAAAAGCATTTTAAATTACCCCATGCATCCAGCAAGCCAGCCAGAAACCCTGGTAGTTTACTGGATTGTTCCTACAAGACACTGAGGTTTTCACTCCGAGCTGCTCTGAAAACCGCAATCTACAGGATGACCACAACCTTTGGAGAACACTTACA TGCTGTTCCTGTGTCATCCGAGCATCAGAAGAAACTTCAGCAATTCCTTGACTTCAAAGAATAA
- the ndc1.L gene encoding nucleoporin NDC1-like isoform X2 encodes MEYYTVVPSIPCSRLALIGNILLPHRILHSLAHVVMGVLASWCCAVMSKGKYQLLVVSCTSLQSEDEADRTFLCLNESHLFQLLCGAFFGYSYSLQYFVHNMNFLSFPSIQQYKYLQFRRCLPLIIKQSGLQALYFIRNYAVLYYFLGNIPRTWIQTSLNLHMDRQQPSLDTLRGLLNVSLFYQTWLSATFLLATWYMIWILFRIYTTEARIFPVQTSFTEEAEKCLPFILNSNTLPLVKYLAMQDLVLLSQYSPSRRQEVFSLSQPGGHPHNWIAISKECLNLLSSLTSRLVAHQEAAASNGRIRVPSSPKQTRKSSSSSGASLIEDSAEQTQNLNIIPRAGIPSLLKTTSLKSSLDTGSPFTTPGVKRVSESLDPNSPWHGSVQSPHVMRRGAKLWTSDSGVQRNGSEVSSLSPVTLSPACNGAKQGILYMCFQHKLDQIKNFLSKRGLLIYLFSKHPEASSQDVFADAQIHIWALEALSHLVAASFSEDRMGVVQTSLSNILATFFTLQEAVEKHFKLPHASSKPARNPGSLLDCSYKTLRFSLRAALKTAIYRMTTTFGEHLHAVPVSSEHQKKLQQFLDFKE; translated from the exons ATGGAGTATTACACAG TGGTGCCTTCTATTCCTTGTTCTCGGCTGGCCCTCATTGGAAACATTCTTCTTCCACATCGTATCCTGCACTCTTTAGCTCATGTTGTCATGGGGGTGCTGGCCTCCTGGTGCTGTGCTGTCATGAGTAAAGGGAAATATCAACTTCTAGTTGTTTCCTGCACTTCACTACAAAG TGAAGATGAAGCAGACAGAACTTTTCTTTGCCTCAATGAGAGCCACCTCTTTCAATTGTTGTGTGGTGCTTTCTTTGGCTATAGTTACAGCCTCCAGTATTTTGTTCACAACATGAACTTCTTGTCCTTCCCATCTATACAG caataCAAGTACCTGCAATTTAGAAGATGTCTACCACTTATTATTAAACAGAGCGGTTTACAGGCTCTGTATTTCATTCGCAACTACGCCGTTCTCTACTATTTCCTTG gcAACATTCCACGAACATGGATACAAACGTCACTAAACCTTCACATGGACAG GCAGCAACCCTCACTTGACACACTAAGGGGACTTCtgaatgtttcattattttaccAGACATGGTTGTCTGCCACTTTTCTGCTTGCCACTTGGTACATGATCTGGATTCTCTTCAGAATTTATACAACAGAG GCTCGTATCTTCCCTGTACAGACCTCctttacagaggaagcagaaaaaTGCCTTCCTTTCATTTTGAATAGTAACACACTTCCTCTCGTAAAG TATTTGGCCATGCAAGATCTTGTGTTGCTGTCTCAGTATTCACCATCTAGAAGACAGGAAGTGTTTAGCCTGAGCCAGCCAG GTGGGCATCCCCACAACTGGATCGCAATCTCCAAAGAATGTTTGAATTTACTGAGCAGCTTGACATCCAGATTAGTTGCTCATCAGGAAGCTGCTGCAAGTAATGGACGGATCAGAGTTCCATCCTCCCCTAAGCAGACTAGGAAGTCCTCGAGCAGCTCAG GTGCATCTCTTATTGAAGACTCTGCTGAGCAAACTCAGAACTTAAATATAATTCCTAGAGCAGGTATCCCCTCTCTACTAAAGACTACCTCTCTAAAATCCTCATTGGACACTGGAAGCCCATTTACAACCCCTGGAGTCAAACGAGTGTCTGAATCCCTGGACCCAAATTCTCCATGGCATGGCTCTGTCCAAAGTCCCCACGTCATGAGAAGGGGTGCAAAGCTGTGGACTTCAGATTCTG GTGTTCAGAGAAATGGCTCTGAGGTTTCCTCTCTTTCCCCGGTAACACTTAGCCCTGCATGTAATGGTGCAAAGCAGGGAATTCTCTATATGTGTTTTCAGCACAAGCTTGATCAA ATCAAAAACTTCTTGTCAAAGAGAGGTCTCCTTATTTACCTGTTTAGTAAG CATCCAGAGGCTTCTAGTCAGGATGTATTTGCTGATGCACAGATCCATATTTGGGCACTGGAAG CATTATCTCACCTTGTGGCTGCATCTTTCTCAGAAGATAGAATGGGAGTAGTACAGACTTCCCTTTCCAATATACTTGCAACTTTCTTTACCTTGCAAGAG GCTGTGGAAAAGCATTTTAAATTACCCCATGCATCCAGCAAGCCAGCCAGAAACCCTGGTAGTTTACTGGATTGTTCCTACAAGACACTGAGGTTTTCACTCCGAGCTGCTCTGAAAACCGCAATCTACAGGATGACCACAACCTTTGGAGAACACTTACA TGCTGTTCCTGTGTCATCCGAGCATCAGAAGAAACTTCAGCAATTCCTTGACTTCAAAGAATAA
- the ndc1.L gene encoding nucleoporin NDC1-like isoform X1 has translation MTMLGERQVLRWRVASSLAWSVILLPVACAVFLVLSHIHILHPIQWLTDSISDLTSSYTIFCLLLISTILGLQCTFLMEYYTVVPSIPCSRLALIGNILLPHRILHSLAHVVMGVLASWCCAVMSKGKYQLLVVSCTSLQSEDEADRTFLCLNESHLFQLLCGAFFGYSYSLQYFVHNMNFLSFPSIQQYKYLQFRRCLPLIIKQSGLQALYFIRNYAVLYYFLGNIPRTWIQTSLNLHMDRQQPSLDTLRGLLNVSLFYQTWLSATFLLATWYMIWILFRIYTTEARIFPVQTSFTEEAEKCLPFILNSNTLPLVKYLAMQDLVLLSQYSPSRRQEVFSLSQPGGHPHNWIAISKECLNLLSSLTSRLVAHQEAAASNGRIRVPSSPKQTRKSSSSSGASLIEDSAEQTQNLNIIPRAGIPSLLKTTSLKSSLDTGSPFTTPGVKRVSESLDPNSPWHGSVQSPHVMRRGAKLWTSDSGVQRNGSEVSSLSPVTLSPACNGAKQGILYMCFQHKLDQIKNFLSKRGLLIYLFSKHPEASSQDVFADAQIHIWALEALSHLVAASFSEDRMGVVQTSLSNILATFFTLQEAVEKHFKLPHASSKPARNPGSLLDCSYKTLRFSLRAALKTAIYRMTTTFGEHLHAVPVSSEHQKKLQQFLDFKE, from the exons ATGACCATGCTCGGAGAGAGACAG GTTCTCAGATGGAGAGTGGCCTCCAGCCTTGCTTGGTCAGTGATACTTCTACCTGTGGCTTGTGCCGTCTTTCTTGTCCTTAGTCACATACACATTTTACATCCCATACAGTGGCTTACTG ATTCCATCAGTGATCTTACCAGCAGTTACACAATCTTCTGTCTCTTACTGATATCTACCATCTTGGGACTGCAATGTACTTTCCTTATGGAGTATTACACAG TGGTGCCTTCTATTCCTTGTTCTCGGCTGGCCCTCATTGGAAACATTCTTCTTCCACATCGTATCCTGCACTCTTTAGCTCATGTTGTCATGGGGGTGCTGGCCTCCTGGTGCTGTGCTGTCATGAGTAAAGGGAAATATCAACTTCTAGTTGTTTCCTGCACTTCACTACAAAG TGAAGATGAAGCAGACAGAACTTTTCTTTGCCTCAATGAGAGCCACCTCTTTCAATTGTTGTGTGGTGCTTTCTTTGGCTATAGTTACAGCCTCCAGTATTTTGTTCACAACATGAACTTCTTGTCCTTCCCATCTATACAG caataCAAGTACCTGCAATTTAGAAGATGTCTACCACTTATTATTAAACAGAGCGGTTTACAGGCTCTGTATTTCATTCGCAACTACGCCGTTCTCTACTATTTCCTTG gcAACATTCCACGAACATGGATACAAACGTCACTAAACCTTCACATGGACAG GCAGCAACCCTCACTTGACACACTAAGGGGACTTCtgaatgtttcattattttaccAGACATGGTTGTCTGCCACTTTTCTGCTTGCCACTTGGTACATGATCTGGATTCTCTTCAGAATTTATACAACAGAG GCTCGTATCTTCCCTGTACAGACCTCctttacagaggaagcagaaaaaTGCCTTCCTTTCATTTTGAATAGTAACACACTTCCTCTCGTAAAG TATTTGGCCATGCAAGATCTTGTGTTGCTGTCTCAGTATTCACCATCTAGAAGACAGGAAGTGTTTAGCCTGAGCCAGCCAG GTGGGCATCCCCACAACTGGATCGCAATCTCCAAAGAATGTTTGAATTTACTGAGCAGCTTGACATCCAGATTAGTTGCTCATCAGGAAGCTGCTGCAAGTAATGGACGGATCAGAGTTCCATCCTCCCCTAAGCAGACTAGGAAGTCCTCGAGCAGCTCAG GTGCATCTCTTATTGAAGACTCTGCTGAGCAAACTCAGAACTTAAATATAATTCCTAGAGCAGGTATCCCCTCTCTACTAAAGACTACCTCTCTAAAATCCTCATTGGACACTGGAAGCCCATTTACAACCCCTGGAGTCAAACGAGTGTCTGAATCCCTGGACCCAAATTCTCCATGGCATGGCTCTGTCCAAAGTCCCCACGTCATGAGAAGGGGTGCAAAGCTGTGGACTTCAGATTCTG GTGTTCAGAGAAATGGCTCTGAGGTTTCCTCTCTTTCCCCGGTAACACTTAGCCCTGCATGTAATGGTGCAAAGCAGGGAATTCTCTATATGTGTTTTCAGCACAAGCTTGATCAA ATCAAAAACTTCTTGTCAAAGAGAGGTCTCCTTATTTACCTGTTTAGTAAG CATCCAGAGGCTTCTAGTCAGGATGTATTTGCTGATGCACAGATCCATATTTGGGCACTGGAAG CATTATCTCACCTTGTGGCTGCATCTTTCTCAGAAGATAGAATGGGAGTAGTACAGACTTCCCTTTCCAATATACTTGCAACTTTCTTTACCTTGCAAGAG GCTGTGGAAAAGCATTTTAAATTACCCCATGCATCCAGCAAGCCAGCCAGAAACCCTGGTAGTTTACTGGATTGTTCCTACAAGACACTGAGGTTTTCACTCCGAGCTGCTCTGAAAACCGCAATCTACAGGATGACCACAACCTTTGGAGAACACTTACA TGCTGTTCCTGTGTCATCCGAGCATCAGAAGAAACTTCAGCAATTCCTTGACTTCAAAGAATAA